One genomic window of Ctenopharyngodon idella isolate HZGC_01 chromosome 18, HZGC01, whole genome shotgun sequence includes the following:
- the onecut1 gene encoding hepatocyte nuclear factor 6 isoform X2 encodes MNAQLSMENIGDLHGVSHEPVPSAADLMTGDSAHHRSHRSSLSAHARSMGMASILDSGDYHHHRPPEHPGLATHLHPAMSMACEAPPGMSMSSTYTTLTPLQPLPPISTVSDKFPHHHHHHHHHHHHHPHQRIPGNVSGSFTLMRDDRGLAPMNNLYSPYHKDVASMGQSLSPLSGSGLSGIHNSQQGLPPYAHPGATMPAEKMLTPNGFEAHHPAMLARHGEQHMSASSASMVPINGIHHHPHAHLNAQGHGQVLGSTREQNHSSAPGSQLNNGSSSGQMEEVNTKEVAQRITTELKRYSIPQAIFAQRVLCRSQGTLSDLLRNPKPWSKLKSGRETFRRMWKWLQEPEFQRMSALRLAACKRKEQEHGKGERGSISKKPRLVFTDVQRRTLHAIFKENKRPSKELQITISQQLGLELATVSNFFMNARRRSLDKWLDDGSSNSANSSSSSTCTKA; translated from the exons ATGAACGCCCAGCTGTCGATGGAGAACATTGGCGATCTGCACGGAGTGAGCCATGAACCGGTCCCCAGCGCGGCGGATCTCATGACCGGAGACAGCGCTCATCACAGGAGCCATCGGAGCAGCCTGTCAGCCCATGCGCGCTCCATGGGCATGGCATCAATCCTGGACAGCGGCGACTATCATCACCACCGGCCCCCGGAGCACCCCGGGCTCGCAACGCACCTGCACCCGGCCATGAGCATGGCGTGCGAGGCTCCCCCCGGGATGAGCATGAGCAGCACCTACACCACCCTCACCCCGCTGCAGCCCTTACCGCCCATCTCCACCGTATCCGACAAATTCCCGcaccaccatcatcaccaccaccaccaccaccatcatcacCCGCACCAAAGGATCCCGGGGAACGTCAGCGGGAGCTTCACCTTGATGAGGGACGATAGGGGTCTAGCCCCGATGAACAACCTCTACTCTCCCTACCACAAGGACGTCGCCAGCATGGGACAGAGCTTGTCGCCCCTGTCCGGATCTGGACTGAGCGGCATTCACAACTCCCAGCAGGGGCTGCCGCCCTACGCGCACCCCGGGGCCACCATGCCCGCCGAGAAGATGCTTACACCCAACGGATTCGAGGCACACCACCCCGCGATGTTGGCTCGACACGGGGAGCAGCACATGAGCGCGTCTTCGGCGAGCATGGTGCCGATCAACGGCATCCACCATCACCCGCACGCCCATCTCAACGCCCAGGGCCACGGGCAGGTGCTGGGCTCCACTCGGGAGCAGAACCACTCCTCCGCGCCCGGATCGCAGCTTAACAACGGCAGCAGTTCGGGACAGATGGAAGAGGTCAATACCAAAGAAGTGGCCCAAAGGATCACCACGGAACTGAAAAGATACAGCATTCCGCAAGCCATCTTCGCCCAGAGAGTGCTGTGCCGCTCGCAAGGGACGCTTTCGGACCTGCTCCGGAACCCTAAGCCCTGGAGCAAGCTCAAGTCTGGTCGGGAAACCTTCCGCAGGATGTGGAAATGGTTGCAGGAGCCTGAGTTCCAGAGAATGTCAGCGCTCAGGCTCGCAG CGTGCAAGAGAAAGGAGCAGGAGCACGGTAAAGGGGAGCGGGGGAGCATCTCCAAGAAGCCCCGGCTGGTTTTCACTGATGTCCAGCGTCGGACTTTACATGCAATATTCAAAGAGAACAAGCGCCCGTCCAAAGAGTTACAAATCACCATCTCTCAGCAGCTGGGCCTGGAGCTCGCCACCGTCAGCAACTTCTTCATGAACGCGCGTCGACGGAGCCTTGATAAGTGGCTGGACGACGGCAGCTCCAACTCGGCCAACTCCTCCTCCTCCAGCACTTGTACCAAAGCATGa
- the onecut1 gene encoding hepatocyte nuclear factor 6 isoform X1, with product MNAQLSMENIGDLHGVSHEPVPSAADLMTGDSAHHRSHRSSLSAHARSMGMASILDSGDYHHHRPPEHPGLATHLHPAMSMACEAPPGMSMSSTYTTLTPLQPLPPISTVSDKFPHHHHHHHHHHHHHPHQRIPGNVSGSFTLMRDDRGLAPMNNLYSPYHKDVASMGQSLSPLSGSGLSGIHNSQQGLPPYAHPGATMPAEKMLTPNGFEAHHPAMLARHGEQHMSASSASMVPINGIHHHPHAHLNAQGHGQVLGSTREQNHSSAPGSQLNNGSSSGQMEEVNTKEVAQRITTELKRYSIPQAIFAQRVLCRSQGTLSDLLRNPKPWSKLKSGRETFRRMWKWLQEPEFQRMSALRLAGERTIACKRKEQEHGKGERGSISKKPRLVFTDVQRRTLHAIFKENKRPSKELQITISQQLGLELATVSNFFMNARRRSLDKWLDDGSSNSANSSSSSTCTKA from the exons ATGAACGCCCAGCTGTCGATGGAGAACATTGGCGATCTGCACGGAGTGAGCCATGAACCGGTCCCCAGCGCGGCGGATCTCATGACCGGAGACAGCGCTCATCACAGGAGCCATCGGAGCAGCCTGTCAGCCCATGCGCGCTCCATGGGCATGGCATCAATCCTGGACAGCGGCGACTATCATCACCACCGGCCCCCGGAGCACCCCGGGCTCGCAACGCACCTGCACCCGGCCATGAGCATGGCGTGCGAGGCTCCCCCCGGGATGAGCATGAGCAGCACCTACACCACCCTCACCCCGCTGCAGCCCTTACCGCCCATCTCCACCGTATCCGACAAATTCCCGcaccaccatcatcaccaccaccaccaccaccatcatcacCCGCACCAAAGGATCCCGGGGAACGTCAGCGGGAGCTTCACCTTGATGAGGGACGATAGGGGTCTAGCCCCGATGAACAACCTCTACTCTCCCTACCACAAGGACGTCGCCAGCATGGGACAGAGCTTGTCGCCCCTGTCCGGATCTGGACTGAGCGGCATTCACAACTCCCAGCAGGGGCTGCCGCCCTACGCGCACCCCGGGGCCACCATGCCCGCCGAGAAGATGCTTACACCCAACGGATTCGAGGCACACCACCCCGCGATGTTGGCTCGACACGGGGAGCAGCACATGAGCGCGTCTTCGGCGAGCATGGTGCCGATCAACGGCATCCACCATCACCCGCACGCCCATCTCAACGCCCAGGGCCACGGGCAGGTGCTGGGCTCCACTCGGGAGCAGAACCACTCCTCCGCGCCCGGATCGCAGCTTAACAACGGCAGCAGTTCGGGACAGATGGAAGAGGTCAATACCAAAGAAGTGGCCCAAAGGATCACCACGGAACTGAAAAGATACAGCATTCCGCAAGCCATCTTCGCCCAGAGAGTGCTGTGCCGCTCGCAAGGGACGCTTTCGGACCTGCTCCGGAACCCTAAGCCCTGGAGCAAGCTCAAGTCTGGTCGGGAAACCTTCCGCAGGATGTGGAAATGGTTGCAGGAGCCTGAGTTCCAGAGAATGTCAGCGCTCAGGCTCGCAGGTGAGAGAACAATAG CGTGCAAGAGAAAGGAGCAGGAGCACGGTAAAGGGGAGCGGGGGAGCATCTCCAAGAAGCCCCGGCTGGTTTTCACTGATGTCCAGCGTCGGACTTTACATGCAATATTCAAAGAGAACAAGCGCCCGTCCAAAGAGTTACAAATCACCATCTCTCAGCAGCTGGGCCTGGAGCTCGCCACCGTCAGCAACTTCTTCATGAACGCGCGTCGACGGAGCCTTGATAAGTGGCTGGACGACGGCAGCTCCAACTCGGCCAACTCCTCCTCCTCCAGCACTTGTACCAAAGCATGa